CCCGGCTGATCGCCTGCACCAGCCGGTGATCCCTGTAGATCAGGGTCACCGCCACGCCATCTACCTTGGGCTGTACCCACAGCGAGCGCTCGCGATGCGCATCGATCCAGTGGGCCATGGCGGCGCGATCGGGTAATTTCTCGAGCCCGGTGTGCACAAAAGGGTGCGTAACGCCGTCATTTGGCCGCAGCGTGCCCGCCCTGGACTGATGGAGACAAGCCAGTTGCCGGCGGGCACTGTCATAGACGCCATCGCTGACGAGGCGCTGGCCATGCTGGTAATACGCCTCATCCCATTGGGCGATACGTTCGGCAAGTGCATTATCATCTGCCTTGAGCGCCGTGGGCTCGGGGCACGCCATCGCCAGGGACGGCGTGGCCACCAGCAGCAGTATCACCAGAACGCCTGCAAACTTTCCCATGCCTCCTCCCGGTAAATCAGAAAATACTGTTAGACCGGTATCGACTTATCGAGCATTCGCTTGAGCAAAGCGCATCATCAAGACCGCCAGGCAACTGCTAGAATGGAAACCGGGACTTTGCATCACGGTGAAACGGCATGAGCGACATGAGTGAAGTACGTGAAGTCAATTGGGAAACGCCAGGTCACGAGGGCGTACAGGAACATTACAGTGATCTCTGGTTCCTCAAGCAGAAACCCGAAAAGGGCAGCATCATCACGGCGCGTTACGAAGGCGCCAGTGTGCGCATGGAAGTGCTCGAGCGGCCGGATGCCGAGACTTCCATTGCACGCGTGATCGGCATTCAACCGGATGACACCAGCCCACGTGATACCCACAAGGGGCTGAAGTTGGGAGAGCGGGTCAGAGTGCCCGACAGCCGGCGCGCCTTCGTTCGTTATAGCGAAGAGGACTGAGCAGGCTGTTTTTTATACCCGAATTGCCAGACTCTTATTCAAACTTGTTGTTTGGCTTGCGCAGCCAAAATCGTCACTATCAGGCAAGGAATGCCCGGAGGCTTATGATGTCTCCATCGGGAAACATCGAGCCAACGGATGACTCACCCACGCACTGACAGGAGTTTTCGCATGGCGCTGCAACTTGGCGATACCGCCCCGGACTTTACCCAGGAGAGTACCGAGGGCACGATCCACTTCCATGAATGGCTGGGTAACAGCTGGGGCATCCTGTTTTCGCATCCGGCCGATTTCACGCCGGTCTGCACGACCGAGCTGGGAGAAGTCGCCCGACTCAAGCCGGAATTCGACAAGCGCAATACCAAAGCCATCGGTCTGTCGGTGGATCCGGTCGAAGATCACCATGCCTGGAAGGGTGACATTGAAGAAACCCAGGGTTGCGGGCTGAATTTCCCGCTGGTGGCGGATGCCGATCGCAGCGTCAGCGAGAAATACGGCATGATTCACCCCAATGCCAACTCTACCCTGACGGTGCGCTCTGTCTTCGTTATCGATCCCGACAAGAAGGTCCGGCTGACCCTGACCTACCCCGCCAGCGCCGGTCGCAACTTCCAGGAGATCCTGCGGGTGCTGGACAGTCTGCAACTGACCGACAACGAAAAGGTGGCCACGCCGGTCAACTGGAACGACGGTGACGATGTCATCATCGTGCCCTCGCTCTCCGATGAGGACGCGAAAAAGCTTTTCCCGCAGGGCTGGGAGGCCAAGAAGCCCTATCTGCGCATGACCAAACTGAACAAGCGCTGAGTTCGCCTTTTTCAGAATCATCTGCACAGAATGGAACGGGCCCGGCACTGAAGTGCCGGGCCCGTTCCATTCATGGTCGTGATGCGCGATCAGCTGCTGAGCTTGCTCGCAAAACCGGCCACGTATTCCCCCTGGAAGCGGGCAATCTTCAGCTCACGCTCACTGGGCTGACGAGAGCCGTCACCGCCGGCGATGGTCGAGGCACCATAGGGGGTGCCACCGCTGACCTGCGAAATATCGAACTGCTCCTGAACACCGTAGCCGATCGGCACGATCACCATGCCGTGGTGGGCCAGCGTGGTCCAGCTGGAGGTAATGGTCATCTCTTCCCCACCACCGGTACCGGTCGAGGTAAACACACTGGCCACCTTGCCGCGCAACTTGCCCTGGGCCCAGAGCTGCCCGGTCTGATCGAGGAAGGTACGCATCTGGCCGGCCATATTGCCGTAACGGGTCGGCGTACCGAGGATGATGGCATCATAATCGGCCAGCTCGCCAGGCGATGCCACCGGTGCGCTCTGTTCTGTCTTGCCGCCCGCCTGTTTGAAGGCCTGCTCGTCCATGGTTTCCGGCACACGCTTGATCACGACCTCACAGCCGTCGACGCTACGCGCGCCTTCCGCCACGGCCTGCGCCATCGTTTCAATGTGACCGTACATGGAGTAATACAGCACCAGAATGCGTGTCATGAGTCTGCTCCTTCGACCTGATCAGGACCCTTGTTGAACCACCCGACGGTGGTACTCCCGGTCAGCATAATCCTCCCGCGCAGGAGGGGAAGTGAATAAAATCACCGGGCGCTTTCGATCCTCTCGAACCGAACGAGCTTAAACCGGCTTGAACCGGCAAGACTCGCAAAGCCGGGCCAGTCTTGCCATTCTCGATGAAGTTCTCCTGCCCCCATTCAAGAGCCGGTATGACCGACCCTTCCCATGATTTTCGCCAACCCCGTACCTGGCTGGTGGCGCTATTGTTGCTGGGCATGTCAGTAGCACTCGGCTGGTGGTTGCTGCGCCCGCAGGTCTCTCAACAGGCAGCCAGCCCCGCGCCAGCACCGGTTGGTGTAGCCAGTGTCATCGAGCGTGCCATCAGCGATCGCCTTGAAGGCATGGGTAGCATTCAGGCCCGCGATGCCCTGTCACTGGCTTCACTGGTGACCGAACGTGTCGATGAAGTGTTGTTCGAAAGCGGGGATCGGGTCAGCAAGGGCGAGCTGCTGATAGCCCTGGATGATCGCACCGAGCACTTCGAGCTGCGTGCTGCGCGCGTGGCGCTGGAAGAAGCCGAACGGGAATATGACCGCATCGAACCCCTGGTGCGTCGCGGCTCGGTCGCCTCTCAGCGACTCGATGAGCTGCGTACCCGCCGTGAAACGGCACGTGTTGATGTAGCACGGCTGGAACAGGCGCTTGATGATCGCGCCATCCGTGCGCCAGTGGATGGCGTGATGGGACTGCGGGACGTGTCGCCGGGTCAGCTGGTGACCCCCGGCGAGCAGCTGGCAACACTGGATCGCATCGACCGGGTCCATGCCGATGTCCCCCTGCCGGAAAAGACACTTTCAAGACTGGCCACCGGGATGTCGGTCACCGCCACCTCGGTCGCCTGGCCGGACACGACCTTTACCGGCCACATCAGTGCCATCCGCACCCGCCTTGAAGCCGGCACGCGCAGCCTCATGGCACGCGCCCGTTTCGACAATGCCGAAGGTCGGCTACGTCCGGGCATGTTACTGCATATCGCCATCGAAACGCCCGCCGAACGCCAACTGATTGTCCCGGAGAGTGCTCTGGTGGGAGAAAATCTGCAGACGTCGCTCTACCGGCTGGCAGCGGCTGACGATGACGGCATACGCGTTGAGCGGCTGCCGGTCACGGTACGCCAGCGTCGTCCCGGCTGGGCTGCCGTGTCGGCCGAGAATGGCGGCATACTCAAGCCGGGTGATCGGATCGTGGTCAGCGGCCAGCGCCAGCTCGGCGATGGCCGGCGTGTCACGCTGGATGAGGATGCCGGCAGTGATACCGCTGCGCTGTTCGAGGCCGGTGATGAGCCGATCGGGGCGCATCCATGAAACTGGCCGATCTGGCTGTCCAGCGTCCGGTCGCCACGGCCGTGGCCTCCACGCTGCTGGTCCTGTTCGGTGTACTTGCGTTTCTGGAACTGCCGATTCGCGAATATCCTGCCATCGAGGAGCCCGAGGTCACCGTCGAGGTCGGCTACCCGGGCGCCTCGGCCGCGGTCGTGGAGTCGCGCATTACCCAGCGGGTGGAAGATGCCGTCTCCGGCATCGAGGGACTCAGGACCATCGAGTCCGAAAGCGAGGATGGCGAGGCCGATATTTCACTGATCTTTACCAGTGATACCGACCTCGACACCGCCGCCAACGATGTCCGCGACCGGGTCGGTCGAATCGTTGATAACCTGCCTGACCAGGCCGATCCCCCCGAGATCAGCAAGGATCAGGGGGGCAGCGACACCCTGATGGTGCTGGCCCTGCAAGCGGAGTCGATGAGCGCCATGGCGCTGTCGGACTACGCCGATCGCTACCTGCTCGACCGCTTTTCGACTATCAGTGGCGTTTCCCGGGTACGCCTGTGGGGAGCGCAGCTGCCCACCATGCGCATCGAACTCGATCGTCAGGCGATGGCCGCGCGTGATGTGACTGTCGAGGATGTCGCCGATGCCCTGGCCCGTGAGAACGTGGAGTATCCGGGCGGACGCATCGAATCTGCCACCCGCGAGTTCAGCGTCCGCCTGCTGCCGGGTTACGAGCGCAGCCGTGATTTCGAGTCGCTGGTCGTTCACCGTGGCGAGGCCACCGATACGGTTACGCTGAACGATATTGCCCGGGTGCGCCTCGGGCCGGATACCCTGCGCGAAGCCTTCGAGGATGATGGCAACCCCATTGTCGCGATCGCCATCAGTCGCCAGAGCACGGCCAATACACTGGCCATCGCCGAGGGCGTTTATCGGGTTCTCGACGAGCTGAAAGACGATCTGCCGGAAGGCCTGTCGATCGACGTGCGCAATGACGATACCCGCTACATTGCTGCCGCCCTGCATGAGGTCAGCGTGACCCTCGCAATCGCGGTACTGATGGTGGTGGGCGTTATCATCGCGTTTCTCGGCTCCTGGCGGGCGGCGCTGGTCGCGGCCGTGGCGATCCCGGTCTCGCTGCTGGCCAGCGGCATCGTGCTGTTGTGGCTCGGTTTCAGCCTCAACCTGCTGACCCTGCTGGCGCTGGTGCTGGCGGTCGGCCTGGTGGTAGATGATGCCATCGTCATGGTGGAAAACATTCAGCGCCACCTGGAGGCGGGTGACACCCCGCTGGTCGCCGCCTGGCGAGGCGCCCGGCAGGTTGCCTTCGCCATTCTCGCCACCAGTCTGGTGCTCAGTGCCGTCTTTCTGCCGATCACCCTGATGAGCGGACAAACCGGCCGACTGTTTACCGAATTTGCCGTCACCATTGTGGCCACCATCGCCTTCTCCACTTTTGTCTCGCTGACCCTCACCCCCATGCTGGCTTCCTGCCTGCTGCGTTTGCTCCCCGAGCGCTCGAACCGTCGTCAGCCCGTCATCGATCGGCTGCTGGCCGCGCTGGAAAGGCGCTACGCGGGGATGCTGCAACGCTTGCGCAGTCGGCCGCTGCTGGCCGGCGCCGGCTTCATGGCCATCACCCTGACCGCGGTGGCCCTGACCCTGAGCCTGCCGGGTGAGTATGAGCCCTATGAGGACCGCGGCAGCCTGCGCCTTTACGCCCGCGCCGAAGAGGGGACCAATTTCGAGGAGATGGTCAGACGCATGCACGCCATGGGTGAGGCCATGGGCCCGGCCCTGCCCGATTCGGCCATCAGCAACGTGCTGATGCGTGTCCCTACACCCGGTAACAGTGAAGGCGCCGTCAACGTCGGCCGCTGGATCGTCAGTTTTGCGCCCTGGCATGAACGCAGGCTCACCACCCGTGAAGTGGCTGGCAAGCTGCGCCAACAGCTGAGCGACTTTGCACCGCTACAGATTTCGACCTGGCTGCCGGAAGGGCTCTCTTCCAGTCACGGCGCCCCGGTCCAGTTCGTACTCGGTGGCCCCTCCTATGAAACACTCAAGCGCTGGCAGGAAATCCTGATGCCACTATGGGAGCGTTATCCCGGGCTGGAGGAGCTACAGAGCGATTATGTCGAGAGCACTCCACAGCTCGAAGTGCGGTTTGATCGCGCCCGCGCCGCCCAGCTGGGAGTGAATGCCGAAACCGTCGGCGAGGCGCTGGAGACCTTCTTCGGCGGTCGAACCCTGACCACCTTCGAACGCGATGGCCAGTCCTATGATGTATTGCTGCAGGGCCAGCGCAACGATCGCCTCACCCCCGAGGCAATCGGCGAGCTGCGGGTGCGCACGGCCAGCGGCGAACTGGTGCGGCTGGATAACCTGGTCAATATCCGCGAAGTCGCTGTTTCACGCACGCTCAACCGCTATAACCGATTGCGAGCGATCACCTTCTCTGCCAATACCACCGATGGCTACGCGCTCTCCGAAGTGCTCGAGCACATGCGCGGGACCGTTGAGCAGGCACTGCCGGACAACGCTCGGGTGGACTACAAGGGCGCCTCACAGGATCTGATCGAGGCTGGCCGGGATCTGGCGCTGGTATTTACCATCGCCCTGCTGGTGACCTGGCTGGTACTCGCCGCGCAGTTCGAGAGTCTGCTCAGCCCGCTGGTGGTGATGCTGACCGTACCGCTCGGCCTGATCGGTGCCAGCACCGGGCTGGTGGTGTTCGGCCAGAGTCTGAGTCTTTATGCCCAGATCGGACTGCTGATCCTGATCGGGTTGGCGGCCAAGAACGGCATCCTCATCGTCGAGTTTGCCAATCAGCTGCGCGATCACGGTCACGCCCTG
This DNA window, taken from Kushneria phosphatilytica, encodes the following:
- a CDS encoding efflux RND transporter periplasmic adaptor subunit, whose product is MTDPSHDFRQPRTWLVALLLLGMSVALGWWLLRPQVSQQAASPAPAPVGVASVIERAISDRLEGMGSIQARDALSLASLVTERVDEVLFESGDRVSKGELLIALDDRTEHFELRAARVALEEAEREYDRIEPLVRRGSVASQRLDELRTRRETARVDVARLEQALDDRAIRAPVDGVMGLRDVSPGQLVTPGEQLATLDRIDRVHADVPLPEKTLSRLATGMSVTATSVAWPDTTFTGHISAIRTRLEAGTRSLMARARFDNAEGRLRPGMLLHIAIETPAERQLIVPESALVGENLQTSLYRLAAADDDGIRVERLPVTVRQRRPGWAAVSAENGGILKPGDRIVVSGQRQLGDGRRVTLDEDAGSDTAALFEAGDEPIGAHP
- a CDS encoding peroxiredoxin, with amino-acid sequence MALQLGDTAPDFTQESTEGTIHFHEWLGNSWGILFSHPADFTPVCTTELGEVARLKPEFDKRNTKAIGLSVDPVEDHHAWKGDIEETQGCGLNFPLVADADRSVSEKYGMIHPNANSTLTVRSVFVIDPDKKVRLTLTYPASAGRNFQEILRVLDSLQLTDNEKVATPVNWNDGDDVIIVPSLSDEDAKKLFPQGWEAKKPYLRMTKLNKR
- the wrbA gene encoding NAD(P)H:quinone oxidoreductase, translating into MTRILVLYYSMYGHIETMAQAVAEGARSVDGCEVVIKRVPETMDEQAFKQAGGKTEQSAPVASPGELADYDAIILGTPTRYGNMAGQMRTFLDQTGQLWAQGKLRGKVASVFTSTGTGGGEEMTITSSWTTLAHHGMVIVPIGYGVQEQFDISQVSGGTPYGASTIAGGDGSRQPSERELKIARFQGEYVAGFASKLSS
- a CDS encoding efflux RND transporter permease subunit, yielding MKLADLAVQRPVATAVASTLLVLFGVLAFLELPIREYPAIEEPEVTVEVGYPGASAAVVESRITQRVEDAVSGIEGLRTIESESEDGEADISLIFTSDTDLDTAANDVRDRVGRIVDNLPDQADPPEISKDQGGSDTLMVLALQAESMSAMALSDYADRYLLDRFSTISGVSRVRLWGAQLPTMRIELDRQAMAARDVTVEDVADALARENVEYPGGRIESATREFSVRLLPGYERSRDFESLVVHRGEATDTVTLNDIARVRLGPDTLREAFEDDGNPIVAIAISRQSTANTLAIAEGVYRVLDELKDDLPEGLSIDVRNDDTRYIAAALHEVSVTLAIAVLMVVGVIIAFLGSWRAALVAAVAIPVSLLASGIVLLWLGFSLNLLTLLALVLAVGLVVDDAIVMVENIQRHLEAGDTPLVAAWRGARQVAFAILATSLVLSAVFLPITLMSGQTGRLFTEFAVTIVATIAFSTFVSLTLTPMLASCLLRLLPERSNRRQPVIDRLLAALERRYAGMLQRLRSRPLLAGAGFMAITLTAVALTLSLPGEYEPYEDRGSLRLYARAEEGTNFEEMVRRMHAMGEAMGPALPDSAISNVLMRVPTPGNSEGAVNVGRWIVSFAPWHERRLTTREVAGKLRQQLSDFAPLQISTWLPEGLSSSHGAPVQFVLGGPSYETLKRWQEILMPLWERYPGLEELQSDYVESTPQLEVRFDRARAAQLGVNAETVGEALETFFGGRTLTTFERDGQSYDVLLQGQRNDRLTPEAIGELRVRTASGELVRLDNLVNIREVAVSRTLNRYNRLRAITFSANTTDGYALSEVLEHMRGTVEQALPDNARVDYKGASQDLIEAGRDLALVFTIALLVTWLVLAAQFESLLSPLVVMLTVPLGLIGASTGLVVFGQSLSLYAQIGLLILIGLAAKNGILIVEFANQLRDHGHALSDAVIEASRARLRPILMTSVSTMAGALPLLLATGPGANSRLGLGVTLFFGCASAGLLTLIIVPLAYQWLTGRQRSPGHRARQLRQELDERHREE